One window of Nostoc sp. C052 genomic DNA carries:
- a CDS encoding DUF1818 family protein gives MERVIKTGSGWRIGWNPDTPEFKGLVGTDDWAIELTEAELNDFCRLLAQLADTMKQLADELMEEEKIACEAESDLLWMEVEGYPYDYSLRFILNTGRCVEGKWSASAVPDLLQATGMLKVF, from the coding sequence ATGGAACGCGTGATTAAAACTGGATCAGGTTGGCGTATTGGCTGGAACCCCGACACACCTGAGTTTAAAGGTTTAGTCGGTACAGATGATTGGGCAATTGAGTTAACCGAAGCCGAGTTGAATGATTTTTGCCGTCTACTAGCACAGCTAGCAGACACCATGAAACAACTTGCAGATGAGTTAATGGAAGAGGAAAAAATTGCTTGTGAAGCCGAAAGCGATTTATTATGGATGGAGGTAGAAGGATATCCTTATGATTACAGTCTGCGCTTCATCTTGAATACAGGGCGATGTGTAGAAGGTAAATGGAGTGCTTCTGCTGTTCCCGATTTACTGCAAGCGACTGGGATGCTTAAGGTTTTTTAA
- a CDS encoding ferritin-like protein: MSFTKIKNASIAELLQTESAKRDIDWLKDSLNAAVELELATLPPYLSAWLSIKDLNSPAAKLIRTVLIEEMLHMGLVANMLTAIGGKPKISTVLPTYPSHLPGGVRPELTVYLAGLSQTYLDEVCKQIEYPENGPIAFFLGETFPTIGAFYDAILEAFKELQPNLTETNQLATGFGPNHNLYKIKTLADVEKAINEIKVQGEGTPLSPDSDEFGTELAHYYKFDEISHGRKLIKVDDVWKYAGDVVPFPDTYPMAKVPQGGWSNPSPEVQQLLDTFNNIFKLVLDELESAWINGNEDILGSAINNMFELKTSAIQLMQIPLPDGSGNYGPDFLINV, translated from the coding sequence ATGAGTTTTACAAAAATTAAGAATGCTTCAATTGCAGAACTTTTACAAACTGAAAGTGCAAAAAGAGATATTGACTGGCTCAAAGATAGTTTAAATGCAGCAGTAGAACTGGAGTTAGCTACTTTACCACCATATCTTTCTGCTTGGTTATCTATTAAAGATTTGAACTCACCTGCTGCTAAATTGATTCGTACTGTCCTAATTGAAGAAATGCTTCACATGGGATTAGTCGCTAATATGTTGACGGCTATTGGGGGAAAACCAAAAATCAGCACGGTTTTACCAACTTATCCAAGTCACTTACCAGGAGGTGTACGACCTGAGTTGACTGTATATTTGGCAGGTCTGAGTCAGACTTATTTAGATGAAGTTTGCAAGCAAATTGAATATCCTGAAAATGGGCCGATTGCTTTCTTTTTAGGTGAAACTTTTCCTACTATTGGTGCTTTCTACGATGCAATTCTTGAAGCATTTAAAGAATTGCAACCTAATCTAACTGAGACTAATCAGCTAGCTACAGGTTTTGGGCCAAACCATAACCTATACAAAATTAAGACACTTGCTGATGTAGAAAAAGCAATTAACGAAATCAAAGTGCAAGGAGAAGGAACTCCTTTATCACCAGATTCAGACGAATTTGGCACTGAACTAGCTCATTATTATAAATTCGATGAAATTTCTCATGGTCGGAAATTGATTAAAGTTGATGATGTCTGGAAATATGCAGGTGATGTTGTTCCATTCCCTGATACATATCCAATGGCAAAGGTTCCTCAAGGTGGTTGGAGTAATCCATCTCCAGAAGTTCAGCAGCTATTAGATACCTTTAACAATATTTTTAAATTAGTCTTAGATGAGCTTGAATCTGCTTGGATTAATGGCAATGAAGACATACTTGGCAGTGCAATTAATAATATGTTTGAGTTGAAAACATCTGCTATTCAACTCATGCAAATTCCATTACCTGATGGTAGTGGTAATTATGGCCCAGATTTTCTCATCAATGTTTAG
- a CDS encoding AI-2E family transporter — protein sequence MKLGQWIGLIAIVLSLYILWQIREVLLLMFAAVVLATTLNRLAKRFQSFGIRRGFAVLLAVAIFFAGIVGFFWLIVPPFAQQFQELTNQVPKGFERFNDWLDALRTRIPNQLVTYIPDINSLIQQAQPFVNRVLGNSFAFVSGSLEVVLKILLVLVLTGMILADPLAYRKVFVQLFPSFYRRRVDGILDKCEVSLEGWITGAFIAICVVGVMSFVGLLILGVKAAVALAVLAGFFNLIPNLGPTMSVIPAMAIAFLDEPWKAVAVLIVYFIIQQIESNFITPVVMAHQVSLLPAITLIAQLFFVTFFGFLGLFLALPLTVVAKIWLQEVLIKDVLDQWGNDRLQETEFVIVSESPGANDNWTTESLDINHEQPIDDDN from the coding sequence GTGAAACTTGGTCAATGGATCGGCTTAATCGCCATAGTTCTTTCTTTATACATCCTGTGGCAAATTCGGGAAGTGCTTTTGCTAATGTTTGCCGCTGTTGTGTTAGCCACTACTTTAAATCGGCTAGCAAAACGCTTCCAAAGCTTTGGGATCAGACGTGGATTCGCTGTACTCTTAGCGGTGGCTATCTTTTTTGCAGGTATAGTGGGTTTTTTCTGGCTAATTGTGCCACCATTTGCACAGCAATTTCAAGAATTAACCAATCAGGTTCCTAAAGGGTTTGAGCGCTTTAATGATTGGCTTGATGCCCTGAGAACTCGGATTCCTAACCAATTAGTTACTTACATTCCAGATATCAATAGCCTCATTCAACAAGCACAGCCCTTCGTCAATCGGGTGCTAGGAAACTCCTTCGCTTTTGTATCTGGTTCTTTGGAAGTTGTTCTCAAGATTTTGCTAGTCTTGGTTTTAACAGGAATGATATTAGCCGATCCCCTCGCTTATCGCAAAGTATTTGTGCAGCTTTTCCCCTCATTTTATCGGCGGCGGGTAGATGGAATTTTAGATAAATGTGAAGTCTCTTTAGAAGGATGGATTACAGGCGCTTTTATTGCCATTTGTGTCGTAGGGGTGATGAGTTTTGTTGGCTTATTAATTTTGGGTGTAAAAGCAGCAGTAGCTTTAGCAGTTTTAGCTGGATTTTTCAATTTGATTCCCAACCTTGGCCCAACCATGAGCGTCATCCCAGCAATGGCGATCGCCTTCTTGGATGAACCTTGGAAAGCTGTCGCAGTCTTGATTGTTTACTTTATTATTCAACAGATTGAGAGTAATTTCATCACGCCTGTTGTGATGGCGCATCAAGTCTCATTGCTACCTGCTATAACTTTAATTGCCCAACTATTTTTCGTCACTTTCTTTGGCTTTCTAGGGTTATTTCTGGCGTTACCTCTGACTGTTGTCGCAAAAATTTGGCTGCAAGAAGTGTTAATTAAAGATGTTTTGGATCAATGGGGAAATGATCGCCTACAAGAGACTGAGTTTGTAATAGTTTCTGAATCTCCTGGAGCAAATGATAATTGGACAACAGAAAGTCTTGATATTAATCATGAGCAACCAATTGATGATGATAATTAG
- a CDS encoding ABC transporter permease, whose amino-acid sequence MQPKRNFEQSWITRCFAAILLFGQVWLHLLQGKTYYRKILQHLVTAGPGSIYPVLLVSGFAGMIFTIQTARELVRFGAVDAVGGAFALAFCRELAPILTASIMAGQVGSAFAAEIGAMRVTEQIDALYMLKTDPIDYLVLPRVIACCLMVPLMTILALVTGIIGGIFAASQFYQIIPETFLESVRNFLQPSDLFIILLKGFIFGVLVAVIGCSWGLTTRGGAKEVGESATKAVVTSWVSIFIMDFFLSLLLFEQPAF is encoded by the coding sequence TTGCAACCAAAAAGAAATTTTGAGCAATCTTGGATTACACGCTGTTTTGCAGCAATACTGCTCTTTGGTCAGGTGTGGCTACATTTACTCCAAGGAAAAACATACTATCGTAAAATTCTGCAACATCTCGTGACTGCTGGGCCAGGTTCTATCTATCCAGTTCTTCTTGTCAGTGGTTTTGCCGGAATGATTTTTACTATTCAGACGGCGAGGGAATTAGTCAGATTTGGGGCTGTCGATGCAGTGGGAGGTGCTTTTGCCTTAGCTTTTTGTAGAGAATTAGCTCCAATTTTGACCGCTAGTATTATGGCAGGACAAGTAGGTTCTGCTTTTGCAGCAGAAATAGGTGCAATGCGAGTTACCGAGCAAATTGATGCACTTTATATGCTCAAAACTGATCCAATTGATTATCTAGTACTTCCTAGAGTAATTGCTTGTTGTTTGATGGTGCCTTTGATGACGATTTTAGCTTTAGTTACAGGCATTATCGGTGGAATTTTTGCCGCCTCACAGTTTTACCAAATTATTCCCGAAACATTTTTAGAATCAGTCAGAAATTTTTTACAGCCGTCAGATTTGTTTATTATTTTACTAAAAGGGTTTATTTTTGGAGTACTGGTTGCTGTCATTGGCTGTAGTTGGGGTTTAACTACTAGAGGGGGAGCAAAAGAAGTAGGAGAATCGGCAACAAAAGCAGTTGTTACTAGTTGGGTGTCAATTTTTATCATGGATTTTTTCCTCTCTCTGTTGCTGTTTGAACAGCCTGCATTTTGA
- the cruF gene encoding gamma-carotene 1'-hydroxylase CruF: MRQLVIAERVCLIGHIVSKAFGLVGMLLVVPNAEIILNSSQVGETAIELSMAGGGVVDIILGTIAVSIYAYRTLGLGTWLAFMLPAVFISLGSELLGTSTGFPFGDYSYLSGLGYKIGGLVPFTIPLSWFYVGLSSYLIARTGLKVAQKPSWGRHIAAIAVGALLFTCWDFALEPAMSQSSLPFWYWEEPGAFFGTPYQNYAGWFGTSALFMSVAGLLWRNTSIKLERSQLNLPLVVYLTNFGFAAGLSLAAGFSIPVLLGLLLGVTPAVALWFRSSTTLTEVTFEPVTKEVSVAKVEVALK; this comes from the coding sequence ATGAGACAACTTGTTATTGCTGAACGCGTATGCCTCATTGGTCATATCGTGTCAAAAGCCTTTGGACTAGTAGGGATGCTACTGGTCGTACCTAATGCCGAAATAATTTTAAACTCATCGCAGGTTGGAGAAACTGCCATAGAGTTAAGTATGGCTGGCGGTGGTGTCGTGGATATCATCTTGGGGACAATAGCTGTCTCTATTTATGCTTACCGGACGTTGGGATTAGGAACTTGGCTAGCATTTATGTTGCCGGCTGTGTTTATCTCCTTGGGGAGTGAACTACTGGGAACTAGTACAGGATTTCCATTTGGTGATTATAGTTACTTGAGTGGTTTGGGTTATAAAATTGGGGGGCTAGTTCCTTTCACAATTCCTTTATCTTGGTTCTATGTTGGGCTGTCGTCTTACTTAATTGCTAGAACTGGTTTGAAAGTGGCTCAAAAACCCAGTTGGGGACGCCATATTGCTGCGATAGCTGTTGGTGCTTTACTCTTCACTTGCTGGGACTTTGCCCTTGAGCCAGCTATGAGTCAATCTTCTTTGCCCTTCTGGTATTGGGAAGAACCAGGAGCTTTTTTTGGGACACCTTACCAGAACTATGCAGGTTGGTTTGGTACTAGCGCCCTGTTTATGAGTGTGGCAGGATTATTGTGGAGAAATACCTCGATTAAATTAGAGCGATCGCAACTTAATCTGCCCTTAGTAGTTTATTTAACTAACTTTGGCTTCGCTGCCGGTCTTAGCTTGGCAGCTGGGTTCTCTATCCCTGTGTTACTCGGTTTATTGCTAGGTGTAACTCCTGCCGTAGCGCTGTGGTTCAGGAGTTCAACCACACTAACTGAAGTTACTTTTGAACCAGTAACCAAAGAAGTATCAGTAGCCAAGGTTGAAGTTGCCTTGAAATAA
- the cruG gene encoding 2'-O-glycosyltransferase CruG, which translates to MNNNTALIVESAISLFLLLIQLPATAILFSRLLKGPRRHPPIEPQQPTPELLGKVSVVVPTLNEALRISPLLAGLSQQSYEVREIMVVDSKSSDGTPDLVKTSQQKDPRFRLMTDDPLPSGWVGRPWALHNGFLYSSEASQWFLGLDADIQPHPGLVAGLVKTAEAQGYDLVSLSPQFILKYPGECWLQPALLMTLLYRFDPAGVNTEQPERVMANGQCFLCRRSVLAAVGGYSSAKSSFCDDVTLARNIAAQGYKVGFLDGAKVLKVRMYEGAMETWKEWGRSLDLKDATSSSQLWGDLWLLTSVQGLPLLIILTFLLISPPLSHSPTPPLLLLGLNLFLLVIRFAMLIAIAPSYDRTSAKGGWLFWLSPFADPLAVLRIFLSAFHTPREWRGRKYI; encoded by the coding sequence ATGAATAATAACACCGCTTTGATAGTAGAAAGCGCTATTTCCCTTTTTTTGCTACTTATCCAATTACCAGCAACGGCGATTCTGTTTTCGCGCCTATTAAAGGGGCCAAGACGGCATCCTCCAATAGAACCCCAACAGCCAACACCTGAGCTTTTGGGTAAGGTTAGCGTAGTTGTTCCTACACTCAACGAGGCACTTCGCATTAGCCCTCTGTTGGCTGGTTTAAGTCAGCAAAGCTATGAAGTTCGGGAAATTATGGTTGTAGACAGTAAGTCAAGTGATGGTACTCCTGACTTGGTAAAAACCTCACAGCAGAAAGATCCGCGCTTTCGCCTGATGACAGATGATCCCTTACCCTCTGGTTGGGTGGGGCGACCTTGGGCTTTGCATAACGGTTTTCTATATAGCTCAGAAGCGAGTCAGTGGTTTCTGGGGTTGGATGCTGATATCCAACCACATCCTGGTTTAGTGGCTGGTTTAGTGAAGACAGCCGAAGCACAAGGCTATGACCTTGTTTCCCTTTCACCCCAATTCATCCTCAAATATCCTGGGGAGTGCTGGCTACAACCGGCTTTGTTGATGACTCTACTTTACCGATTTGATCCAGCGGGGGTCAATACAGAGCAGCCAGAAAGGGTAATGGCAAATGGGCAATGTTTTTTGTGTCGTCGCTCCGTTTTAGCGGCTGTAGGTGGTTATAGCAGTGCGAAGAGTTCTTTTTGTGATGATGTTACCTTGGCACGAAATATTGCTGCTCAAGGGTATAAGGTAGGCTTTTTAGACGGCGCAAAGGTGCTAAAGGTAAGGATGTATGAAGGGGCAATGGAGACGTGGAAGGAATGGGGGCGGAGTCTCGATCTTAAGGATGCGACTTCTAGTTCTCAGTTGTGGGGAGATTTATGGCTACTCACATCTGTTCAAGGTCTACCCCTGTTAATTATTCTCACTTTTTTGTTGATTTCTCCCCCACTCTCACATTCGCCCACTCCCCCACTCCTGCTGCTGGGACTAAATTTATTCCTGCTGGTAATTCGCTTTGCTATGCTGATAGCGATCGCACCTTCCTACGATCGCACAAGCGCTAAAGGCGGCTGGTTGTTCTGGCTTTCCCCTTTTGCCGATCCCTTAGCTGTACTGCGAATCTTCTTATCTGCATTCCACACGCCGCGCGAGTGGCGAGGACGCAAGTATATATAG